A single Gadus macrocephalus chromosome 22, ASM3116895v1 DNA region contains:
- the LOC132450965 gene encoding gap junction alpha-9 protein-like, producing MGDWNFLGGILEEVHIHSTMVGKIWLTILFIFRMLVLGVAAEDVWNDEQSDFICNTDQPGCRNVCYDRAFPISLIRYWVLQVIFVSSPSLVYMGHAIYQLRALEKERHCKKSALRRELEAVEAEHAEARRRIEREMRQLEQGKLNKAPLRGSLLRTYVAHIVTRALVEVGFMSGQYLLYGHRLDPLFKCEREPCPNRVDCFVSRPTEKTVFMMFMQAIACISLFLSVLEILHLGYRKLKKGLLDHYPHLKDDLDEYYGSKSKGNSTAHQVCTGASAGRKPTLPTAPSGYTLLLEKQGNGPTYPLLNTSSAFVPALPPELGGGAEPGLGSRSAAAAAAAAALPRSTEQNSNSNNTGGEPRSPPADKQAPPEGLLARGPSLPGDTECGGSEYPTLPVRDTSSCPSLAGNPVRKLRRASPPWNCSTVQEGNVSDSGDSYPGNVHGKVRGSSCGPRTRTVAKSEAKRPSRSQSPDSVGELSSASRHSRESNSPPAASSPNRRTSGASSASSRRAATDLQV from the coding sequence ATGGGAGACTGGAACTTCCTGGGCGGGATCTTGGAGGAGGTCCACATCCACTCCACCATGGTGGGCAAGATCTGGCTCaccatcctcttcatcttccgCATGCTGGTCCTGGGCGTGGCGGCGGAGGACGTGTGGAACGACGAGCAGTCCGACTTCATCTGCAACACGGACCAGCCCGGCTGCCGCAACGTGTGCTACGACCGCGCCTTCCCCATCTCCCTGATCCGCTACTGGGTGCTGCAGGTCATCTTCGTGTCCTCCCCGTCCCTCGTCTACATGGGCCACGCCATCTACCAGCTGCGCGCCCTGGAGAAGGAGCGCCACTGCAAGAAGTCGGCGCTGCGGCGCGagctggaggcggtggaggcggaGCACGCGGAGGCGCGGCGCCGGATCGAGCGGGAGATGCGGCAGCTGGAGCAGGGCAAGCTGAACAAGGCGCCGCTGCGGGGCTCGCTGCTGCGCACCTACGTGGCCCACATCGTGACGCGCGCCCTGGTGGAGGTGGGCTTCATGTCGGGCCAGTACCTGCTCTACGGCCACCGCCTGGACCCGCTGTTCAAGTGCGAGCGGGAGCCCTGCCCCAACCGGGTGGACTGCTTCGTGTCGCGGCCCACCGAGAAGACGGTGTTCATGATGTTCATGCAGGCCATCGCCTGCATCTCGCTGTTCCTCAGCGTGCTGGAGATCCTGCACCTGGGCTACAGGAAGCTGAAGAAGGGCCTGCTGGACCACTACCCCCACCTCAAGGACGACCTGGACGAGTACTACGGCAGCAAGTCCAAGGGGAACTCGACGGCGCACCAGGTGTGCACGGGCGCCTCGGCGGGCCGCAAGCCCACCCTCCCCACCGCGCCCAGCGGGTACACGCTGCTGCTGGAGAAGCAGGGCAACGGGCCGACCTACCCCCTCCTGAACACCTCCTCCGCCTTCGTCCCCGCGCTCCCCCCGGAGCTcggcgggggggcggagccgggCCTGGGGAGCcgcagcgcggcggcggcggcggcggcggcggcgttgccCCGGTCCACGGAGCAGAACAGCAACTCCAACAACACGGGCGGCGAGCCGCGCTCCCCGCCCGCGGACAAGCAGGCCCCGCCCGAGGGGCTTCTGGCCCGGGGGCCGTCCCTCCCCGGGGACACGGAGTGCGGGGGCTCCGAGTACCCCACCCTCCCCGTCAGAGACACCTCCTCGTGCCCCTCCCTGGCGGGGAACCCCGTGAGGAAGCTCCGCCGCGCCAGCCCGCCCTGGAACTGCTCCACGGTGCAGGAGGGCAACGTGTCCGACAGCGGGGACTCGTACCCGGGGAACGTCCACGGGAAAGTCCGGGGCTCCTCCTGCGGGCCCCGCACCCGGACCGTCGCCAAGTCGGAGGCCAAGAGGCCGAGCCGGTCCCAGAGCCCGGACTCTGTGGGAGAGCTGAGCTCGGCGTCGCGGCACAGCCGGGAGAGCAAcagcccccccgccgcctcctcccccaaccGCCGCACCTCGGGGGCTAGCAGCGCTAGCAGCAGGAGAGCCGCCACTGACCTGCAGGTGTAG
- the LOC132450970 gene encoding elongation factor 1-alpha: protein MGKEKVHINIVVIGHVDSGKSTTTGHLIYKCGGIDKRTIEKFEKEAAEMGKGSFKYAWVLDKLKAERERGITIDIALWKFETGRYYVTIIDAPGHRDFIKNMITGTSQADCAVLIVAGGVGEFEAGISKNGQTREHALLAFTLGVKQLIVGVNKMDSTEPPYSQARFEEITKEVSQYIKKIGYNPATVAFVPISGWHGDNMLESSEKMAWFKGWKVERKDGNASGVTLLEALDAILQPSRPTDKPLRLPLQDVYKIGGIGTVPVGRVETGILKAGMIVTFAPANVTTEVKSVEMHHETLTEATPGDNVGFNVKNVSVKEIRRGNVAGDSKNDPPMQADNFTAQVIILNHPGTIAQGYAPVLDCHTAHIACKFSELKEKIDRRSGKKMEDNPKSLKSGDAAIITMVPGKPMCVESFAQYPPLGRFAVRDMRQTVAVGVIKAVDKKIGGSGKVTKSAQKAAKTK from the exons ATGGGAAAGGAAAAGGTTCACATAAACATCGTGGTCATTGGTCATGTCGATTCCGGCAAATCCACCACCACAGGGCATTTGATCTACAAATGCGGCGGCATTGACAAGAGAACCATCGAGAAGTTCGAGAAGGAAGCCGCTGAG ATGGGAAAGGGCTCCTTCAAGTACGCCTGGGTGCTGGACAAACTGAAGGCAGAGCGTGAGCGTGGTATCACCATTGACATCGCCCTGTGGAAGTTTGAGACCGGCAGGTATTACGTCACCATCATCGATGCCCCCGGACACAGGGACTTCATCAAGAACATGATCACTGGTACCTCGCAG GCTGACTGCGCCGTGCTGATCGTGGCCGGAGGTGTGGGTGAGTTTGAGGCCGGTATCTCAAAGAACGGCCAGACCCGCGAGCACGCCCTCCTGGCCTTCACCCTGGGAGTGAAGCAGCTCATCGTTGGAGTGAACAAGATGGACTCCACCGAGCCCCCCTACAGCCAGGCCCGCTTCGAGGAGATCACCAAGGAGGTCAGCCAGTACATCAAGAAGATCGGCTACAACCCGGCCACAGTGGCCTTCGTGCCCATCTCCGGATGGCACGGGGACAACATGCTGGAGTCCAGCGAGAAG ATGGCCTGGTTCAAGGGCTGGAAGGTGGAGCGCAAGGACGGCAACGCCAGCGGGGTCACCCTGCTGGAGGCCCTGGACGCCATCCTGCAACCCAGCCGCCCCACCGACAAGCCCCTCCGCCTGCCCCTCCAGGACGTCTACAAGATCGGCG GTATCGGGACCGTGCCCGTGGGCCGCGTGGAGACCGGCATCCTGAAGGCCGGCATGATCGTGACCTTCGCCCCCGCCAACGTGACCACTGAGGTGAAGTCGGTGGAGATGCACCACGAGACGCTGACCGAGGCCACGCCCGGAGACAACGTCGGCTTCAACGTCAAGAACGTGTCCGTCAAGGAGATCCGCCGTGGCAACGTGGCCGGAGACAGCAAGAACGACCCCCCCATGCAGGCCGACAACTTCACTGCCCAG GTGATCATCCTGAACCACCCTGGCACCATCGCCCAGGGCTACGCCCCCGTGCTGGACTGCCACACCGCCCACATCGCCTGCAAGTTCAGCGAGCTCAAGGAGAAGATCGATCGTCGTTCCGGAAAGAAGATGGAGGACAACCCCAAGTCCCTGAAGTCCGGCGACGCCGCCATCATCACCATGGTGCCCGGCAAGCCCATGTGTGTGGAGAGCTTCGCCCAGTACCCTCCTCTGG gtcgcTTCGCCGTGCGCGACATGCGGCAGACGGTCGCCGTGGGCGTCATCAAGGCCGTGGACAAGAAGATCGGCGGCAGCGGCAAGGTCACCAAGTCCGCCCAGAAGGCGGCCAAGACCAAATGA
- the si:ch1073-513e17.1 gene encoding uncharacterized protein si:ch1073-513e17.1, producing the protein MYQRKRERSSAGGVSGCRGLRGLQRRPGGHLAVRVGHRGRDQRRWRLHQPDRHRPPVRRCVARDHQHLRNHPGGPGSIVTGYLTEDHTLTGWRNVFWVSAGVNALGALIFTCMGSGVIQTWALTEEERAEEERAKKERGEEEVRRNEGDPTIAT; encoded by the exons ATGTATCA gaggaaaagagagagatctAGTGCCGGCGGTGTGTCTGGTTGCCGCGGGTTACGCGGGCTGCAGCGCCGTCCTGGCGGTCACCTTGCTGTGCGTGTCGGCCACCGTGGGCGGGATCAGCGCCGCTGGCGTCTTCATCAACCAGATCGACATCGCCCCCCG GTACGCAGGTGTGTTGCTAGGGATCACCAACACCTTCGGAACCATCCCGGGGGTCCTGGCTCCATCGTCACCGGTTACCTCACCGAAGAC CACACCCTGACAGGCTGGCGAAATGTGTTCTGGGTTTCGGCGGGGGTCAACGCCTTAGGGGCCCTGATCTTCACGTGCATGGGGAGCGGGGTGATCCAGACCTGGGccctgacggaggaggagagggcggaggaggagagggccaagaaggagaggggggaggaggaggtgaggaggaacgAAGGCGACCCGACGATAGCCACATGA
- the mycbp gene encoding C-Myc-binding protein, which yields MAHYRASESKREQFRRYLEKSGVLDGLTNVLVTLYEEPDKPNNALDFIKQNLGPPVEEPADVGSLREEMAELEQKYELLLQENKELRQKLLQYEPNPEEGASE from the exons ATGGCCCATTACAGG GCATCAGAATCAAAACGTGAACAATTCAGAAGGTACCTCGAAAAATCTGGGGTACTTGATGGCCTGACCAATG TGTTGGTGACACTTTATGAGGAGCCTGACAAACCTAACAATGCCTTGGA CTTCATAAAGCAGAACCTGGGGCCACCGGTTGAGGAGCCAGCTGACGTGGGGAGCCTGCGAGAGGAGATGGCTGAGCTCGAGCAGAAATACGAACTGCTGCTCCAGGAGAACAAGGAACTCAGACAGAAG CTTTTGCAGTATGAACCGAATCCTGAGGAAGGAGCCTCTGAATAA
- the LOC132450971 gene encoding elongation factor 1-alpha-like → MGKDKFHINIVVIGHVDSGKSTTTGHLIYKCGGIDKRTIEKFEKEAAEMGKGSFKYAWVLDKLKAERERGITIDIALWKFESTKYYVTIIDAPGHRDFIKNMITGTSQADCAVLIVAGGVGEFEAGISSNGQTREHALLAFTLGVKQLIVGINKMDNTEPPYSQSRYEEITKEVSQYIKKIGYNPAAVPFVPISGWHGDNMLEASSKMAWFKGWKVERKDGNASGTTLLEALDAILPPSRPTDKALRLPLQDVYKIGGIGTVPVGRVETGILKPNMVVTFAPANVTTEVKSVEMHHETLTEALPGDNVGFNVKNVSIKDIRRGNVAGDSKNDPPMQADSFNAQVIILNHPGTISQGYAPVLDCHTAHIACKFNELKEKIDRRSGKKIEDLPKSVKSGDAAIVNMIPSKPMCVESFQSYPPLGRFAVRDMRQTVAVGVIKSVDKKIGGSAKVTKSAKVATKK, encoded by the exons ATGGGAAAGGACAAGTTCCACATCAACATCGTGGTCATTGGCCATGTCGACTCCGGCAAGTCGACCACCACCGGCCACTTGATCTACAAGTGCGGAGGCATTGACAAGAGAACCATCGAGAAGTTCGAGAAGGAAGCCGCTGAG ATGGGAAAGGGCTCCTTCAAGTACGCCTGGGTGCTGGACAAACTGAAGGCAGAGCGTGAGCGTGGTATCACCATTGACATCGCCCTGTGGAAGTTTGAGTCTACAAAGTATTACGTCACCATCATCGATGCCCCCGGACACAGGGATTTCATCAAGAACATGATCACTGGAACTTCCCAG GCTGACTGCGCCGTGCTGATCGTTGCCGGTGGTGTTGGTGAGTTTGAGGCCGGTATCTCTAGCAACGGCCAGACCCGCGAGCACGCCCTCCTGGCCTTCACCCTGGGAGTGAAGCAGCTCATCGTTGGCATCAACAAGATGGACAACACCGAGCCCCCCTACAGCCAGTCCCGTTACGAGGAGATCACCAAGGAGGTCAGCCAGTACATCAAGAAGATCGGCTACAACCCCGCCGCTGTGCCCTTCGTGCCCATCTCCGGATGGCACGGGGACAACATGCTGGAGGCCAGCTCCAAG ATGGCCTGGTTCAAGGGATGGAAGGTCGAGCGCAAGGACGGAAACGCCAGCGGGACCACCCTGCTGGAGGCCCTGGACGCCATCCTGCCCCCCAGCCGCCCCACCGACAAGGCCCTCCGCCTGCCCCTCCAGGACGTCTACAAGATCGGCG GTATTGGAACAGTACCCGTGGGCCGTGTTGAGACCGGTATCCTCAAGCCCAACATGGTCGTCACCTTCGCCCCCGCCAACGTCACCACTGAGGTGAAGTCCGTTGAGATGCACCACGAGACGCTGACCGAGGCTCTCCCCGGTGACAACGTCGGCTTCAACGTCAAGAACGTCTCCATCAAGGACATCCGTCGTGGCAACGTGGCCGGAGACAGCAAGAACGACCCCCCCATGCAGGCCGACTCCTTCAACGCCCAG GTCATCATCCTGAACCACCCTGGCACCATCTCCCAGGGCTATGCCCCAGTCCTGGATTGCCACACCGCTCACATCGCCTGCAAGTTCAACGAGCTCAAGGAGAAGATCGATCGTCGTTCCGGCAAGAAGATTGAGGATCTGCCCAAGAGCGTGAAGAGCGGAGACGCCGCCATCGTCAACATGATCCCAAGCAAGCCCATGTGTGTGGAGAGCTTCCAGTCGTACCCTCCCCTCG GTCGCTTCGCCGTCCGTGACATGAGGCAGACCGTTGCCGTCGGTGTGATCAAGAGCGTCGACAAGAAGATCGGTGGCTCTGCCAAGGTCACCAAGTCGGCCAAGGTGGCCACCAAGAAATGA